One stretch of Planococcus sp. PAMC 21323 DNA includes these proteins:
- a CDS encoding Na+/H+ antiporter subunit A, with amino-acid sequence MSFVFLIFLPLLAALFVPLLFKKVGKIHTGWFVLVVPVVLFMYYVSLLPTTIEGGNLVSEFQWIPSLDIAFIAYIDGLSLLFTLLITGIGALVVLYSIFYLDKHREQLHNFYVYLLMFMTAMLGIVQSDHLITLYLFWELTSISSFLLIGYWYTRDRSRFGALKSMMITVFGGLMMLGGFVLLSIMGGTYSIRELIPQATELVSHEFFIWALVLVLFGAFTKSAQFPFYIWLPDAMEAPTPVSAYLHSATMVKAGLYLVARLTPIFAISGTWMWLVAGVGLLTMFWGSFFALKQKDLKGILAFSTVSQLGLIMSLLGASAAGYHIDNIAETTFKYAGFAAIFHLINHAVFKGSLFMIAGIVDHETGTRDIRKLGGLMSLMPISFTVAMIGAFSMAGLPPFGGFLSKEMFLTAMLSLTEFDLFSMDVWGILFPVVAWLGSVFTFIYSFYFVFHTFAGEHKPDQLPKPAHEAPIGMLISPVFLALLVVVIFFIPNLIGDWLVKPAVLAMQPFLYSSPEDIKIHVSAWHGLNTEFFMTLGIFAIGFLMFWTLRKWQKSYELFPDALSLNALYDNMVFLSDTGANRFSRIYMTGFIRSYLVYMFSFVTFILLGTLFLTDAFAIDFTNLAPVGLYEAVILIALIGSTFTILFSKSRLTGIIALGAVGYSVALFFVIFRAPDLALTQLVIETISVALFLLAFYHLPQISRKEERMRFRFGNAMVAIGVGVTVTLIALSSLSQKAMPSISEFYKETVYKEAGGGNIVNVILVDYRGFDTLFEIAVLGIAGIGIITMIKLRLTKKEDQHENK; translated from the coding sequence TTGTCATTTGTGTTTTTAATCTTTTTACCTTTGTTGGCAGCCTTGTTTGTTCCGCTGTTATTTAAGAAAGTCGGAAAGATCCATACAGGCTGGTTTGTACTAGTGGTTCCTGTTGTTTTATTCATGTACTACGTCTCATTGCTTCCTACAACAATCGAAGGCGGCAATTTAGTGTCTGAATTTCAATGGATCCCCTCACTTGATATCGCATTTATCGCGTATATCGATGGATTGAGCCTCTTGTTCACTTTGCTGATTACAGGCATCGGCGCTTTAGTGGTGCTTTACTCTATTTTCTATTTGGATAAACACCGTGAACAATTACATAATTTTTACGTTTACTTATTGATGTTTATGACGGCAATGCTCGGCATTGTTCAAAGTGATCATTTAATTACGCTTTATCTGTTTTGGGAATTAACATCGATTTCTTCATTCTTGTTAATCGGTTATTGGTACACACGTGACCGCTCCCGTTTTGGTGCATTGAAATCAATGATGATTACCGTTTTTGGTGGATTGATGATGCTTGGGGGATTTGTGTTACTAAGCATTATGGGTGGTACCTATTCGATACGTGAATTAATACCGCAAGCGACCGAGCTTGTGTCGCACGAATTCTTTATATGGGCACTCGTATTGGTGTTGTTCGGTGCATTTACTAAATCTGCACAGTTTCCGTTTTATATTTGGCTTCCGGATGCGATGGAAGCGCCTACTCCTGTTAGTGCCTATTTGCACTCTGCGACAATGGTTAAAGCCGGCTTGTACTTAGTTGCACGACTAACACCTATCTTTGCGATATCCGGGACGTGGATGTGGTTAGTTGCAGGTGTCGGATTATTAACGATGTTCTGGGGTTCATTTTTCGCTTTAAAACAAAAAGACTTAAAAGGAATTCTGGCATTTTCAACCGTTTCGCAATTGGGCTTGATTATGTCTTTACTTGGAGCCTCGGCTGCTGGGTATCATATCGACAATATTGCAGAAACAACCTTTAAGTATGCTGGGTTTGCAGCAATTTTCCATTTAATCAACCACGCCGTATTTAAAGGCAGCTTGTTTATGATTGCGGGTATCGTCGATCATGAAACCGGTACAAGAGATATTCGTAAACTTGGTGGACTGATGAGCTTAATGCCGATCAGTTTCACAGTTGCTATGATTGGCGCATTTTCAATGGCAGGATTACCTCCATTTGGTGGATTCTTAAGTAAGGAAATGTTTTTAACCGCGATGCTATCGTTGACTGAATTTGATTTATTCTCTATGGATGTTTGGGGTATCTTATTCCCCGTTGTAGCATGGCTTGGCTCTGTTTTCACCTTTATTTATAGCTTCTACTTTGTGTTCCACACATTTGCCGGCGAACATAAACCAGACCAATTGCCAAAACCTGCTCACGAAGCACCTATTGGTATGCTCATTTCGCCCGTGTTTTTGGCCCTTCTAGTGGTCGTGATTTTCTTTATCCCGAACTTAATCGGTGACTGGCTCGTCAAACCAGCCGTTTTGGCTATGCAGCCTTTCTTGTATAGTTCACCAGAAGATATTAAAATACACGTTTCAGCTTGGCATGGACTTAATACAGAGTTCTTTATGACGCTCGGTATTTTTGCTATCGGTTTCCTGATGTTCTGGACGCTGCGTAAATGGCAGAAGAGCTATGAGCTCTTCCCCGACGCCCTCTCATTGAATGCGCTCTATGATAATATGGTGTTTTTGAGTGATACTGGTGCAAACCGTTTCTCAAGAATTTACATGACCGGTTTTATTCGTTCGTATTTGGTGTATATGTTTAGTTTTGTCACGTTCATTCTACTTGGAACCCTATTCTTAACAGATGCATTTGCTATTGATTTCACGAACCTTGCCCCTGTTGGGCTATATGAAGCTGTGATTTTAATCGCTTTAATCGGTTCAACATTTACGATTTTGTTCTCTAAGTCTAGACTTACAGGAATCATTGCACTTGGTGCCGTTGGTTATTCAGTAGCCTTATTCTTTGTTATTTTCCGAGCTCCTGATTTGGCTTTAACACAACTTGTTATTGAAACAATTTCTGTTGCCTTGTTTTTACTGGCGTTTTACCATTTGCCACAGATCAGTCGGAAAGAAGAACGGATGCGCTTCCGTTTCGGAAATGCAATGGTTGCAATTGGTGTTGGGGTGACAGTAACTTTGATTGCATTGTCTTCTCTATCACAAAAAGCCATGCCTTCTATTTCCGAATTCTATAAAGAAACGGTTTATAAAGAAGCAGGTGGCGGAAATATCGTCAACGTGATTTTAGTTGATTATCGTGGATTTGATACATTGTTTGAAATTGCGGTATTAGGTATTGCAGGAATCGGCATCATCACGATGATTAAACTACGATTGACGAAAAAGGAGGATCAGCATGAGAACAAATGA
- the mnhG gene encoding monovalent cation/H(+) antiporter subunit G: protein MSTGVLFSLVTALGLIRLPDVYTRTHAASKSSTLGVLCVLLAAFIHFWLIEGIFNTQLIIAIAFLFITAPVGGHLIGRAAYMSGISVADETVRDDMKVAIKHKKDELLTNKTPEE from the coding sequence ATGAGCACAGGGGTCCTATTTAGCTTAGTTACGGCTCTTGGGCTAATACGCCTACCAGATGTTTATACACGTACACACGCGGCTTCTAAGAGCTCTACGCTCGGCGTACTATGTGTATTACTTGCCGCCTTTATTCATTTTTGGTTGATAGAAGGTATATTCAATACACAATTAATTATTGCGATTGCGTTTTTGTTTATTACTGCTCCTGTAGGTGGACATTTGATTGGACGTGCTGCATATATGTCCGGCATCAGTGTCGCTGATGAAACAGTGCGTGATGATATGAAAGTCGCAATCAAACATAAAAAAGATGAATTGTTAACTAATAAAACACCTGAAGAATAA
- a CDS encoding Na+/H+ antiporter subunit E, with translation MALQILLNFFLAFVWMFMTVSFSPSGFAIGFLVGLGIIILMRRFFSYRLYTSRAWAVISLFLLFLKELFKSSMQVLFIVIKPKMNLKPAIFELETELKEDWEITLLSALITLTPGTLVVGISDDQKRLYIHALDFDDIEEAVNSIKDTFERAILEVSRP, from the coding sequence ATGGCTTTACAAATTTTATTGAATTTCTTCTTGGCCTTTGTCTGGATGTTCATGACCGTTTCCTTTAGTCCGTCTGGATTCGCGATTGGCTTTCTCGTTGGCCTTGGTATCATTATTTTAATGCGTCGGTTCTTTTCGTACCGGCTCTATACATCACGAGCTTGGGCAGTAATCTCGCTGTTTTTATTGTTTCTTAAAGAACTATTCAAGTCGAGTATGCAGGTTTTGTTTATCGTGATTAAACCTAAGATGAATTTAAAGCCAGCTATTTTCGAATTAGAAACCGAGTTAAAAGAAGACTGGGAGATTACACTCTTGTCTGCGTTGATCACGCTAACTCCAGGTACATTGGTCGTTGGCATTTCTGATGACCAAAAAAGACTTTACATTCATGCACTCGACTTTGATGATATTGAAGAAGCCGTCAATTCCATTAAAGATACATTCGAACGTGCTATTTTGGAGGTGAGCCGCCCATGA
- a CDS encoding DUF1871 family protein: MGMNEMNRKAVDIMKYWDPFAIGSESYGQEIGNVITELQVVDHPSELAKAIQRSYESSFGKWIPLEQCVDISYKLIAIKFEAKHII, from the coding sequence ATGGGTATGAATGAAATGAACAGAAAAGCTGTTGACATCATGAAGTATTGGGATCCATTTGCTATAGGTTCGGAATCATATGGACAAGAAATTGGCAATGTAATTACAGAGTTGCAAGTTGTTGATCATCCATCAGAGCTTGCAAAAGCCATCCAAAGGAGCTATGAAAGTTCATTTGGAAAGTGGATTCCTTTAGAGCAATGTGTAGACATTTCCTACAAATTAATCGCGATTAAGTTCGAAGCAAAACACATCATTTAA
- a CDS encoding helix-turn-helix domain-containing protein, producing the protein MKKELHAQLKALREERNLSLDELALKTRIGIARLQAFESGEEVPSTQNIMILSNALEVPASNLVDGL; encoded by the coding sequence ATGAAAAAAGAGTTACACGCACAATTAAAAGCGCTTCGCGAAGAACGCAACTTGTCACTAGACGAACTGGCATTAAAAACACGTATTGGGATTGCTAGACTTCAAGCCTTTGAAAGTGGTGAAGAAGTTCCATCAACCCAAAATATCATGATTCTTTCAAATGCATTAGAAGTACCTGCTTCAAATTTAGTAGACGGCTTATAA
- a CDS encoding Na(+)/H(+) antiporter subunit B, with protein MRTNDVMLQTATKVVTFIILMFAVHIFFAGHYTPGGGFVGGLLTTSAIVLLMLSFDIATVKKILPINYVTMTAIGLLIALATASGAIIFDVPFFTHAFGYFDLPLFGKTSLHSAMLFDAGVYLVVVGVTMTIIQTIGEDE; from the coding sequence ATGAGAACAAATGATGTAATGCTACAAACGGCCACAAAAGTAGTGACCTTCATCATTTTGATGTTCGCTGTCCACATATTTTTTGCAGGACATTATACGCCCGGTGGTGGCTTTGTCGGCGGGCTATTGACTACTAGCGCTATTGTGCTGTTGATGCTATCTTTTGATATTGCAACGGTGAAAAAAATATTGCCTATTAATTACGTGACGATGACGGCCATTGGTTTGTTGATAGCTCTTGCTACAGCGTCCGGGGCAATTATCTTTGATGTTCCTTTTTTCACACACGCTTTTGGTTATTTTGATTTACCGCTTTTCGGTAAAACTTCCCTGCACTCAGCAATGCTGTTTGACGCAGGAGTTTACTTGGTTGTTGTTGGAGTTACGATGACCATTATTCAAACGATTGGAGAGGATGAATAA
- a CDS encoding Na(+)/H(+) antiporter subunit F1: MMTFYWVSLILVSIGFTGLLFRLVKGPTIADRVVALDAIGIALVSIIALLSLIIETEFFLEVILLLSILSFIGTTAFAKFLERGEIFDRNDHN, translated from the coding sequence ATGATGACATTTTACTGGGTTTCGCTAATTCTTGTTAGCATAGGCTTTACTGGACTTCTTTTCCGACTTGTTAAAGGGCCAACAATTGCTGACCGTGTTGTAGCACTTGATGCCATCGGAATTGCTCTTGTTTCGATTATTGCTTTATTGTCTTTAATCATCGAGACAGAATTCTTTTTAGAAGTCATCTTGTTGTTGAGCATCTTATCCTTTATCGGAACTACCGCATTTGCGAAATTCCTTGAGAGAGGAGAGATTTTCGATCGAAACGACCATAATTAA
- a CDS encoding Na(+)/H(+) antiporter subunit C yields MEIIMSVAIGFLFMAAVYLMLSKSLIRIIIGTGLLSHGAHLLLLTMGGLSGNSPPVVSPGVSVGDYADPLPQALILTAIVISFAVTSFFLVLAYRSYQELGTDNMNLLRGTEDYE; encoded by the coding sequence ATGGAAATAATTATGTCAGTGGCTATTGGGTTTCTTTTTATGGCAGCTGTATACTTAATGCTTTCAAAAAGTTTAATCCGTATTATTATCGGGACAGGGTTATTGAGCCACGGCGCTCACCTATTACTATTAACAATGGGTGGACTCAGTGGAAATTCGCCGCCTGTTGTCTCTCCCGGAGTGAGCGTCGGCGATTACGCAGACCCACTTCCCCAAGCTTTGATACTGACCGCAATCGTCATTTCATTTGCTGTAACATCATTTTTCTTAGTGCTCGCCTACCGGTCTTATCAGGAGCTTGGTACCGACAATATGAATTTGCTGAGAGGTACTGAAGACTATGAGTAA
- a CDS encoding leucyl aminopeptidase has translation MQIELQQHSQDNRAEILVVGLSRHPENCKGWDEFAKRFDGKLESWTKQDLSYDLKSLITYPTLSGAIPRVLFIGLNNRKKLTEEDLRSCFGLVGKELAKKKIKHAAIYMESFENDSIEREDVAYLASEAITMGGYSFDDYKTTSNETQVKLETLTFLATEVEEDVEAAATVGAIFGQSVNDARTLVNMPANILTATAMGEYARELGETYGFETDILGKAELEELGMGAILAVNQGSIEEPRLIVLKYKATEGFEDPLALVGKGITFDTGGYSIKPKDGIVGMKGDMGGAAAVLGAMKIIGELQPKQNVIAVIASTDNMISGNAFKPDDVITSMSGKTIEILNTDAEGRLVLADSVSYAKQLGATKIVDVATLTGGVIVALGKDKTGALTNDEAFFETFLEASMESGEFVWRLPLTESDKKRIRTSNVADLNNSPGRDGHMIFGGGFVGEFAGDTPWIHLDIAGTSDADSAHDLGPKGGTGAMVRTLAMLVEKMADEQ, from the coding sequence ATGCAAATCGAATTACAACAACATTCACAGGACAATAGAGCAGAAATCCTCGTCGTCGGCTTAAGTCGTCATCCTGAGAACTGCAAAGGATGGGACGAATTCGCGAAACGATTTGATGGCAAATTAGAAAGTTGGACAAAACAAGATTTGTCATATGATTTAAAATCGTTGATTACGTATCCTACACTTTCAGGAGCAATTCCAAGAGTGTTGTTTATTGGTTTAAACAACCGCAAAAAATTGACGGAAGAAGATCTTCGTTCATGCTTTGGATTAGTTGGCAAAGAATTAGCAAAGAAAAAAATTAAACATGCAGCAATTTATATGGAGTCTTTTGAAAACGATTCGATTGAACGTGAAGATGTTGCTTATTTAGCTTCAGAAGCGATTACAATGGGCGGCTATAGCTTTGATGATTACAAAACAACATCTAATGAAACGCAAGTGAAATTAGAAACCTTAACTTTCTTAGCAACAGAAGTAGAAGAAGATGTGGAAGCAGCAGCTACAGTAGGTGCGATTTTTGGCCAATCTGTTAATGATGCTCGGACACTGGTTAATATGCCTGCGAATATTTTAACAGCGACTGCTATGGGCGAGTACGCAAGAGAACTGGGCGAAACGTATGGTTTCGAAACAGATATTTTAGGAAAAGCAGAACTTGAAGAACTCGGTATGGGAGCGATTCTTGCTGTCAACCAAGGTTCAATTGAAGAACCACGCCTTATTGTCTTAAAATATAAAGCGACAGAAGGCTTTGAAGACCCGCTAGCGCTTGTTGGTAAAGGGATAACCTTTGATACTGGCGGTTACTCAATCAAGCCTAAAGACGGCATTGTAGGGATGAAAGGCGATATGGGTGGTGCTGCAGCAGTTCTTGGTGCAATGAAAATCATTGGTGAACTACAGCCAAAACAAAACGTCATCGCGGTTATTGCTTCAACAGACAATATGATTTCTGGTAATGCTTTTAAACCGGATGATGTGATAACCTCGATGAGTGGTAAAACGATTGAAATATTAAATACCGATGCTGAAGGTCGTTTAGTATTAGCGGATTCTGTTAGCTATGCGAAACAGCTAGGTGCAACGAAAATCGTTGATGTTGCGACTTTAACAGGTGGAGTGATCGTGGCATTAGGGAAAGACAAAACAGGTGCCTTAACAAATGACGAAGCCTTTTTTGAAACTTTCTTAGAAGCATCTATGGAAAGTGGCGAATTTGTTTGGCGCTTGCCGTTAACAGAAAGCGACAAAAAACGTATTCGCACAAGTAATGTAGCGGATTTAAACAATTCACCAGGACGTGATGGCCATATGATTTTTGGTGGTGGATTTGTAGGAGAATTTGCAGGGGACACGCCGTGGATTCATTTGGATATTGCGGGAACTTCAGATGCAGATAGCGCACATGACCTTGGACCAAAAGGTGGAACAGGCGCAATGGTACGGACGCTCGCTATGCTAGTTGAAAAAATGGCAGATGAGCAATAA
- a CDS encoding peptidylprolyl isomerase: MKKIIIIPVLMAFVLSACSNEPEKTQVETTTETSPVQVEVEGYPQLSTEVAENEALVELNTSVGMMKIKLFPEIAPKTVENFLTLAEEGYYDGLTFHRVIENFMLQTGDPTGTGGGGESIYGAPFEDEFNDHLVNIRGALSMANAGPGTNGSQFFIVQAPEVTEDMFKKEYPQELQDAYLELGGTPWLDGGHTVFGQVIEGLDVVDAIATVETVSDKPVDDIVIESIDILQQ; this comes from the coding sequence ATGAAAAAAATAATAATCATACCAGTTTTAATGGCATTCGTACTGAGTGCCTGTTCAAACGAACCAGAAAAAACACAAGTGGAAACAACAACTGAAACTAGTCCGGTTCAAGTTGAAGTTGAAGGCTATCCACAACTTTCGACAGAAGTTGCTGAAAACGAAGCATTAGTCGAACTCAATACATCGGTGGGAATGATGAAAATCAAACTATTTCCAGAGATCGCACCAAAGACAGTTGAAAACTTTCTGACTCTTGCTGAAGAAGGCTATTACGATGGTTTGACTTTCCACCGAGTTATCGAAAACTTTATGTTACAAACAGGAGATCCTACCGGTACAGGTGGTGGGGGTGAAAGTATTTACGGTGCACCATTTGAAGATGAATTTAACGATCATCTCGTTAATATTCGAGGAGCTTTATCTATGGCCAATGCTGGACCTGGAACAAATGGCAGTCAATTTTTCATTGTCCAAGCCCCTGAGGTGACAGAGGATATGTTTAAAAAAGAGTACCCACAAGAACTTCAAGATGCTTATTTGGAACTAGGAGGTACGCCTTGGCTTGACGGAGGGCATACTGTTTTCGGTCAAGTAATTGAAGGGTTAGATGTGGTCGATGCGATTGCCACAGTTGAAACCGTAAGTGATAAGCCAGTAGACGACATCGTTATCGAATCGATCGATATACTTCAGCAATAA
- a CDS encoding Na+/H+ antiporter subunit D has protein sequence MSNLLLFPIIIPLFFAAILMMFPKNIKLQRTLAAVGAGTALLSALVLLAKVNTDGVQAVTLGSWPAPFGISMVSDPLSALLVVTASILVLLVIFYSIPTIGLKREQSYYYPAVLFLMVGVNGAFTTGDIFNLFVFVEVLLMASYTLIVHGGEKPQLRESIKYLLVNIISSALFVAAVAFLYSVTGTLNMADLAVKIPQIEETGILTVIAVMFLVVFGFKAAIFPLYFWLPGSYYAPPIPILALFGALLTKVGVYAIMRTYTLFFTMNVGFTHELLGIIAILTIFAGCVGALAYFDVKKIIIYNIIIAVGVILFGVAQLNQPGIDGSIMYLIHDMMIKAALFFLVGIIAVLFGTTDLRKMGGLIKTYPVLGWVYLLTAFGLAGIPPLSGFPGKLLIIQGGFEGPQFWGSIVILATSLIVLLSSVRIFIYAFWGQPVETIPLKKSTFNQMFIPTVILVAMTVVFGVGAELFMPLISGAGEVLLNPSIYIDAVLKE, from the coding sequence ATGAGTAATTTACTGTTATTTCCGATTATCATTCCTTTATTTTTCGCTGCTATCCTGATGATGTTCCCGAAAAACATAAAACTTCAGCGTACCTTAGCTGCTGTGGGTGCTGGAACCGCTTTACTTTCTGCTCTTGTACTTTTAGCAAAAGTGAATACAGATGGTGTTCAAGCGGTAACGCTTGGCAGTTGGCCAGCACCTTTTGGTATTTCGATGGTGTCCGATCCACTTTCTGCTTTACTCGTTGTCACAGCGTCCATTCTCGTATTGTTGGTTATTTTTTATAGCATCCCAACTATTGGCTTGAAACGTGAACAATCTTATTACTATCCTGCTGTGCTCTTTTTAATGGTAGGTGTGAACGGTGCTTTTACAACAGGTGATATTTTCAACTTGTTTGTTTTTGTCGAAGTGCTGTTAATGGCTTCTTACACATTGATTGTCCACGGTGGCGAAAAGCCGCAGTTACGTGAATCTATCAAGTACTTGCTAGTGAATATTATTTCATCTGCTTTGTTTGTTGCTGCAGTCGCTTTTCTTTACTCGGTTACGGGCACATTAAACATGGCGGATTTGGCAGTAAAGATTCCACAAATTGAAGAAACGGGCATTTTAACAGTTATTGCCGTTATGTTCCTTGTGGTTTTCGGTTTTAAAGCTGCCATTTTCCCTTTGTATTTCTGGTTGCCAGGGTCATATTATGCACCACCCATTCCGATACTTGCACTGTTTGGCGCATTACTGACAAAAGTCGGCGTTTATGCGATTATGCGTACATACACATTGTTCTTTACGATGAATGTTGGATTTACTCATGAATTGCTAGGGATTATCGCCATTCTAACCATTTTTGCTGGATGTGTTGGTGCTCTCGCATACTTTGATGTTAAAAAAATTATCATTTATAATATTATTATCGCAGTCGGAGTTATTTTATTTGGGGTTGCCCAATTAAATCAACCGGGTATTGATGGATCTATTATGTATTTGATACATGACATGATGATCAAAGCTGCTTTATTCTTCCTTGTTGGGATTATTGCCGTATTGTTTGGTACAACAGACCTTCGCAAAATGGGCGGATTGATTAAAACATATCCGGTTCTAGGCTGGGTTTATCTATTGACTGCCTTTGGTTTAGCGGGTATTCCCCCGCTAAGTGGGTTCCCGGGAAAACTGCTTATTATTCAAGGCGGATTTGAAGGCCCTCAATTTTGGGGAAGTATAGTCATCTTAGCTACTAGCTTAATCGTGTTACTAAGTTCTGTGCGGATCTTTATCTATGCTTTTTGGGGACAACCAGTTGAAACAATCCCTTTAAAAAAATCAACTTTCAATCAAATGTTTATTCCAACGGTCATCCTTGTTGCCATGACAGTGGTATTCGGGGTCGGCGCGGAACTCTTCATGCCCCTCATCTCAGGTGCGGGTGAAGTGCTGCTGAATCCATCCATCTATATTGATGCGGTCTTAAAGGAGTAA
- a CDS encoding MFS transporter has translation MDTQKKNFFIIMFTNFLVAGSTTMIMPFLSLYIESLGNFSDEYVQRWSGLVFGVTFVAALIMSPVWGRIADKYGFKPILIINGFGIAISIFLMGTAESVTELFMIRLFMGLVTGFIPTSLAFVSSQTSKETAGKTLGTLQMGSVSGTLFGPVLGGLMADAFGFKYTFIITATIITIAALFVVFGLHEIKRVKVKGAHVYAPKTIITGILNHRLMLNVMIITALIQIGNFSIQPLLSLYVAELTAGSAQVAFLAGVTFSATGVGNLLFARRWGRLGDSIGYEKVLGLLLLLAFIFIIPQAFVTDLWQLIVLRLFFGIAVGGMIPTTTALMRREAPIEIQGEIMGYNTSFRFLGNIIGPVFGGIVSGFIGISSVFIVTSILFIFAFVFLRTTLAKPQQDFEDVLLEQELKNT, from the coding sequence ATGGATACACAGAAAAAGAATTTCTTTATCATCATGTTCACTAACTTTCTTGTTGCCGGTAGTACGACGATGATTATGCCATTCCTATCCCTTTATATAGAATCACTCGGCAATTTCTCGGATGAGTATGTGCAGCGCTGGTCTGGTCTAGTATTTGGGGTAACTTTTGTTGCAGCCTTAATCATGTCTCCTGTTTGGGGACGTATTGCGGATAAATATGGGTTCAAACCCATTTTAATTATTAACGGCTTTGGTATTGCCATCAGTATTTTTTTAATGGGGACAGCTGAATCCGTTACTGAATTGTTTATGATTCGCTTGTTTATGGGGTTGGTTACTGGATTTATCCCTACCTCATTAGCTTTTGTCAGCTCTCAAACTTCTAAAGAAACCGCAGGAAAAACACTTGGCACACTTCAAATGGGCAGTGTTTCTGGGACATTATTTGGACCAGTACTCGGTGGTTTAATGGCCGATGCCTTCGGATTTAAATACACATTTATAATTACTGCAACCATTATTACGATTGCTGCTTTGTTTGTTGTATTCGGCTTGCACGAGATTAAACGCGTTAAAGTAAAAGGTGCTCATGTCTACGCCCCGAAAACGATTATAACTGGTATTTTAAATCATCGGCTCATGCTGAACGTTATGATCATCACAGCATTAATTCAAATTGGGAACTTTAGCATACAACCTCTACTGTCGCTGTATGTTGCCGAACTTACAGCCGGCAGCGCTCAAGTAGCGTTTCTCGCAGGGGTTACGTTTAGCGCTACTGGTGTAGGGAATTTACTATTCGCCCGGCGTTGGGGACGTTTAGGTGATTCAATTGGCTATGAAAAAGTACTTGGCTTATTACTGTTATTGGCTTTTATCTTTATCATTCCACAAGCTTTCGTCACAGATCTATGGCAATTAATTGTTCTGCGCTTATTCTTTGGTATAGCAGTTGGCGGCATGATTCCAACGACCACTGCATTAATGCGCCGGGAAGCGCCAATTGAAATTCAAGGTGAAATTATGGGCTATAATACAAGCTTCCGTTTTCTAGGGAACATCATCGGTCCCGTTTTCGGTGGTATTGTTAGTGGCTTTATCGGCATTTCGTCTGTCTTTATTGTAACGAGTATTTTATTTATCTTTGCTTTTGTCTTTCTTCGGACGACGCTTGCCAAACCACAGCAAGATTTTGAAGATGTATTGCTTGAGCAAGAATTAAAAAACACCTAA